In a single window of the Montipora capricornis isolate CH-2021 chromosome 11, ASM3666992v2, whole genome shotgun sequence genome:
- the LOC138025075 gene encoding carbohydrate sulfotransferase 3-like, whose translation MTKNCTLKYLLFFSCILVAISVCVFIMNVQQQKEPRILKRMERGHFAYRQLSSENTEGMDLTNKSYDKKIDTSDNIGKVEARRSLLIFGEDRSGTTFTSAIFAQDPKIFLVYEPLWITQDFKFRKAGFNCSNFELEVVNAIVSCKFSRYHSVSAGFLPQVENSWTAASPINIFKTKPFCNLSSQSEVNCSKMLKNPNFVDRICKEKFKHSVVKVSPFRLPRQKLADLVPQVLLENPETEVRILHLLRDPRGIINSRIDIEWIPEYPHRSLVGNARKLCDAMLSDLEHVERTLEKFNLTRRYKSVRYSQLAEDPVGTAKDIYKFAGFEFPPVVEEWIIRSTTPSKKQLKKELGNPYSTVRNATGNAYKWRNDNLFPRNQAIERECRPLMNRLGLKEVPQPLQKKPKRILNNTDSGLEDVQTMHS comes from the coding sequence ATGACAAAGAATTGCACATTGAAATATCTACTTTTCTTCTCCTGTATACTTGTGGCAATCTCAGTTTGTGTGTTTATAATGAATGTCCAACAACAAAAGGAGCCTCGGATTTTGAAACGCATGGAGAGAGGACATTTCGCTTATAGACAGCTATCATCAGAGAACACAGAGGGAATGGATCTGACCAATAAAAGTTATGATAAGAAAATTGACACTTCAGATAATATTGGCAAAGTGGAAGCACGTCGCAGCTTACTAATATTTGGTGAAGATCGCTCTGGAACAACCTTTACAAGTGCAATCTTTGCACAAGATCCTAAAATCTTCTTGGTTTATGAGCCATTGTGGATTACACAGGATTTCAAATTTCGTAAGGCAGGTTTTAACTGCTCGAATTTTGAACTCGAAGTTGTAAATGCAATTGTTAGCTGCAAATTTTCTCGATATCACTCAGTATCAGCGGGTTTTTTGCCACAGGTTGAAAACTCCTGGACAGCGGCGTCTcctataaatatttttaaaacaaaaccgTTTTGCAATTTAAGCAGTCAAAGTGAAGTTAACTGTTCCAAAATGCTTAAAAATCCCAATTTTGTAGATCGTATTTGCAAGGAAAAGTTCAAACACAGCGTCGTTAAGGTTTCGCCTTTTCGACTTCCTAGACAAAAACTGGCTGATCTGGTTCCACAGGTTTTACTTGAAAATCCAGAAACCGAAGTACGCATATTGCATCTGCTTCGGGATCCGAGAGGAATTATCAATTCACGGATTGATATCGAATGGATACCAGAATATCCACATAGATCGCTAGTTGGGAACGCAAGAAAGCTTTGTGATGCAATGTTGAGTGATTTAGAGCATGTGGAAAGGACGTTGGAAAAATTTAACCTGACTCGACGATACAAATCTGTCCGGTACTCACAGCTGGCGGAGGACCCAGTTGGAACCGCAAAAGATATTTATAAGTTCGCTGGATTTGAATTTCCTCCTGTAGTGGAAGAATGGATAATACGAAGCACAACACCGAGCAAAAAGCAATTGAAGAAAGAGCTGGGAAATCCATATTCCACAGTAAGAAATGCTACAGGAAATGCTTATAAGTGGCGAAATGATAACTTATTTCCAAGAAATCAAGCCATTGAAAGAGAATGTAGGCCTTTGATGAATCGACTGGGCTTGAAGGAAGTTCCTCAACCACTCCAGAAAAAGCCAAAGAGAATTTTAAACAATACAGACTCGGGTCTAGAAGACGTTCAGACTATGCACTCATGA